In Pseudomonadota bacterium, one DNA window encodes the following:
- a CDS encoding endonuclease NucS encodes MPTEMKLWQINNQRPVSIPKQKLDFESRLEEWLWHDINLINSDLLVIGQQVETAYGGIIDLLSLDHVGNLVVLELKRDKTPRDIVTQTLDYASWIQDLGHETINELANRFLKGKNLEQAFREKFQTDLPEVLNERHRMFIVASSIDSATERIVKYLSETHDVDINVATFAYFKTEQGEFLGRSMLLDENEVQSRGESKSKRKPPRSLEELRGFAEKSGVIELYDKALLELNPLFGGMNRTLTNVAFVGYMGDKKVRNVIVSIFPRESTSSKGLVMKFYFDRLCQYFNISKEQITSLLGSQAEETQIDEPNSTWFFNSELLESLINLLNAQ; translated from the coding sequence ATGCCAACCGAAATGAAACTATGGCAGATAAATAACCAGCGTCCGGTGTCTATACCAAAGCAGAAACTCGACTTTGAATCTCGGTTGGAGGAATGGCTGTGGCACGATATCAACCTTATCAACTCTGATCTTCTTGTCATTGGTCAGCAAGTCGAGACAGCTTATGGCGGAATCATTGACTTGTTGTCTCTTGACCATGTAGGTAATCTTGTTGTTCTTGAACTTAAACGTGACAAGACGCCACGTGATATTGTGACTCAAACACTGGACTATGCGTCATGGATTCAAGATTTGGGACATGAGACAATCAACGAACTAGCGAACCGTTTTCTAAAAGGGAAAAACTTGGAGCAAGCTTTCCGAGAAAAATTCCAGACGGATTTGCCAGAAGTCCTGAATGAAAGACATCGCATGTTTATAGTGGCTTCATCTATTGACTCGGCAACGGAAAGAATTGTGAAATATCTCTCTGAAACTCACGACGTAGATATCAACGTTGCGACCTTCGCCTACTTCAAAACCGAGCAAGGGGAATTTCTAGGGCGATCCATGTTGCTTGATGAAAATGAAGTTCAGAGCCGAGGTGAAAGCAAGTCTAAACGTAAACCTCCTCGATCTTTAGAGGAACTGAGGGGGTTTGCTGAGAAAAGCGGAGTTATTGAACTTTATGACAAAGCGTTATTAGAATTGAATCCTTTATTTGGCGGAATGAATCGAACTCTCACAAATGTTGCTTTCGTTGGCTACATGGGGGATAAAAAAGTTCGAAATGTTATTGTGAGTATTTTCCCAAGAGAGAGTACATCTTCCAAAGGCTTAGTGATGAAGTTCTACTTTGACCGTCTCTGTCAATACTTCAATATATCAAAAGAACAAATTACATCTCTTCTTGGCTCTCAGGCTGAGGAAACCCAGATTGACGAACCGAATTCAACATGGTTTTTCAACTCCGAATTGTTAGAATCATTAATAAATCTTCTAAATGCGCAGTGA